A window of the Brassica napus cultivar Da-Ae chromosome C5, Da-Ae, whole genome shotgun sequence genome harbors these coding sequences:
- the LOC125586954 gene encoding uncharacterized protein LOC125586954 produces the protein MAMNCLSILLDRGAAEGSFGYHHHCKDSKLTHLYFADDLLIFCDGSLRSVKNVLQIIQNFTDVSGFAVSISKTSFFSCGIQQPEKDRIISETGITHGLLPVRYLGIPLCTKKLSLANCEPLIQQIKNKVNSWSARSLSFAGRLLLINTVIAGISNFWCSIFTIPKKCIKLINSICGANLWKGTTEGHHSARVSWETVTLSKEEGGLRIRDLHLWNKACTLKLVWLLFFRSGSIWVAWFTKHILRDCKSNFWTIKEKQSHSYAIRKLLRVREYAYSWINIKIEDGASARFWSDNWSPFGNIREFLNITTTSALGIRQNATLADIRYEGGWHIPAPRSDSQLALHTFLTTLTLSQSHDLYEWRQPGNSSQTFKTGLTYNLIKLHQTHVP, from the coding sequence ATGGCTATGAATTGTCTGTCTATCTTGCTTGATCGGGGAGCAGCGGAAGGAAGTTTCGGCTATCACCACCACTGCAAGGACTCTAAGCTAACGCATTTATACTTTGCAGACGACCTCCTCATATTCTGTGACGGTTCACTCCGGTCGGTGAAAAATGTCCTTCAGATTATCCAGAACTTTACTGATGTCTCGGGTTTTGCGGTCAGCATTTCAAAGACAAGTTTCTTCTCCTGTGGAATCCAGCAACCTGAAAAAGATCGAATAATCAGTGAGACAGGTATTACGCATGGCCTTCTACCTGTCAGGTATCTTGGGATTCCCCTATGCACTAAAAAACTCTCTCTAGCTAACTGTGAACCGCTAATACAACAAATAAAGAACAAAGTTAACAGCTGGAGCGCTAGGTCTCTCTCATTTGCAGGGCGACTATTATTGATCAACACAGTCATTGCAGGGATTTCAAACTTCTGGTGCTCTATTTTTACTATCCCTAAGAAGTGCATTAAACTGATAAACTCTATCTGTGGAGCTAACCTATGGAAAGGGACGACAGAGGGGCACCACTCTGCTCGAGTATCGTGGGAAACAGTTACATTGTCAAAGGAGGAGGGTGGTTTGAGAATCCGTGATCTCCACCTCTGGAACAAAGCATGCACTCTCAAGCTTGTCTGGCTCCTGTTCTTTCGATCAGGATCTATATGGGTAGCCTGGTTCACAAAACATATACTCAGAGATTGCAAGAGTAATTTCTGGACAATCAAGGAAAAGCAATCACACTCCTATGCAATCAGGAAACTACTTCGAGTTAGAGAGTATGCTTACAGCTGGATCAACATCAAGATAGAAGATGGAGCATCCGCACGGTTTTGGTCGGACAATTGGAGCCCTTTTGGAAACATTAGGGAGTTCCTCAATATAACCACTACATCAGCCTTGGGAATACGTCAAAATGCTACCTTGGCTGACATTCGCTACGAGGGAGGATGGCATATCCCAGCTCCTCGCTCTGACTCTCAACTGGCTCTCCATACCTTTCTCACTACTCTTACTCTCTCCCAGTCGCATGACTTGTATGAGTGGAGACAACCAGGAAACAGTTCCCAAACATTCAAGACGGGTCTGACCTACAACCTCATCAAGCTGCATCAAACCCATGTCCCCTAG